The Solanum dulcamara chromosome 2, daSolDulc1.2, whole genome shotgun sequence region gtgtttggtctgcTAATAGGAGCATGAATAGTTGTAAATTTTGGATTGTGATGAATGCCTCTAGGTGATAGGCCTTGCTTATTAGCTAGCTGGTTCATCTCATCATTCGTGACCTTAGTAGTGGTCTTGGATGGTGCAGCTATACTATTGGACTGTTCATCAGTCTCTTCTTCATTCTCAAGTTCAACCTCACCTTGAAAGTCTTGGTCATATTCATCCTCCGAATGAATAACCCCATATTCATCATCACTATCAGGAGTTGAAGTTTGAGCATCATTGTTAGTGCAAAGGATGTTGGTGGCATTTTCAGGTTGCGTAAAAGGAGCTGGCTGAATATTCAAAGGGGTAAGATTAAGAGGGTCTTCACAACTAAAATCAGGGCTCCTTATTGGTGTGCTTTGATCTAAGAGTACATATTGTGAGCAAGAGTTTGAAAACACCTCACCATTGTTATCTTTTCCACCTGTATCAGCAGTGGTTGGAGGGGTAGGGGTTGCAGCTTCTTgcttcttttcttgtttcttctttctagttctctttTTCCGTAGTGTTTTAGAGGTAGCTTGCTGGTTATAGGGACTAGGACTAGCTGAGAATTCTATACCACTAATGGTTGCATTGTCTTTTTGTTTGGAGTTAGAATGTTGCACTTGGTGGGAACTAAGACTAGAGGTTTGATCACTTGAAGTAATGCTGAAACTGCAACCATAATGTTGGTCATTTTCAACATTTTCAGTGTGATCTACACCTTGACTGTTGTGCTGAATTGATATTAGTTTAGGGGCCACAACTTGCACACTCTTTTCCTTCAGAGTAGAAGCTGAAATAGGGCCAAAACCATGCAAATTTTGCTCCAAACCTGCAGCTGCAGGTCTTGATCCCTGCATCTGGGTAGCCTTATTGTGCACCCTATTTTCCTGGGAGTTTTGAGGCTGATAGGGGGCTGCAGTATTGGTCATTTTCTTGGTGGGAATAGGAGCATCTGCAGGTCTTTGTTTCTGCATCTGAATGGCCCTATTGTGCACCCtattttcttccatagtagcagcTGAAGTAGCATCCAGGACATGTATAGCTTCCCTCAAGCCAACAGTTGCAGAACCTCCCAAGACTTGCAGGTTCTGAGCAACCTGTTGAGTCATTTTTTGGCTCTGGTTTGCCCCTACATCTACACTCCTGAACTGCTGCTGCTCAGTTCTCAAAGAAGGACTTGAAAGCCTTCCAGAATCAACTGTGGTCTCACATCCAATGGTCACAGCAGGGGGCAGTTTGGAGGCCATTTTTTGAGCATCAACTGAATCTCTTTTATTAACATGCTGGGAAGAAGAATGCTGAATATGTGAAgtggtagcaggagctctaaagtcattcctagggtcaaccataaggttctcatgcaaaacatgagacacaACCCCCCCTCTGGATACCCCTTCCTGCAGGTTAGTTGGCTTCTCCTGAATCCCACCATCCTCACCTCCGTTAACTACTTCAGCAGCAGCAGTTAAAACATTCAATACATTAAAACTactgggggagccatgggggattgggagcattgagtcaatacctggttgATGCTCGTGCTGTCCATTTTGAATTGCATCAGTCATAGCAACAATATTACAATCAATACCTGTATTCATGGCTTGAGTGGGTCTATATACCTGTTGAGTGTTGCCTTGTATCGTTTGGGTGTTTTGCACAGTTTGAGTCTTACCTTTGAAGTTTCTTCGTTTTTGGGTTTCCCATTGGTTGTTTGAGATTTGATTCCTGTTTTGGTTGGTTGAGTCCTCTTGTGCTTTGCGACTTCCTTCCTGATTTGTGGTGGTAGTTTCTTCTAGTGGTACCTGTTGCCTGAAACTTATAGCATTAGTTAagacaataggagtagagatcatacctgtgatTTTTGGCGacgcatctttctttggctcttCTTCCTTGTCTTTGGCCTTGTTGCGTTCTGTATCTCTTCTGCTGACGGGGCAAGCAAGAGGAGTATGACCTTGGTGTTTGCAGTAAGTACAGTAAAGGGGGACATCTTCATATTCGATGTCCTGCCATCTTCCTTCTCCatttggatcatcattttcatcgaatccaatccatacactttggattctaggcttggtgatgtccatttggacttttGCTTTTGCCACGCTCCCCCTCGTCTTTTGCATGAAGGCCATGTCCAAGTGCAACACTTGTCCCACGTCCGCAAGCAGGAgcgtaacaaattctttatggaaaCAATGCCATGGGAGCTCCGGGAGTATGACCCACACAGGGAGAATGGGGGTTTCATAGTTTGGATCGAAAGTAGGggtccaaacttgaaatctcataaagacacCATCAATATACATTCGCTTGCTATCTAGTACAGTAGTTCTATCGTGTTCATTATCaaggtcaatatatatatgtctagaatTAAAATGGGTAATCTTGACCTTGCCTCGAAGTTCAGTTTGACTAATGAACTTCTTTCGAATTACCTCCATCTTGGGCATTGGACTGTAGAACTTGCCTATGAGAGTATACTTACATGATTCAGCCATCTTAACCATGTAGTCTTCTCTCTTAAACATGATAGCTGGACAACCTTGTTTTGTCACCCTTTTTGGAGGTGTTAGGTCAATTCTGGTTGTATGCTCGGCTTGTTTAGCTCTTAGTCTTGTGGCCATGGATTGCTTTGCTATAGGGGGTGGAGGATGATTTGTGGTGGTGGGTTGGTTGTTAGGGGACTTAGTCTTAGGAGGTAGCGCACTGGGGGTAAAGGACACTATCGGATTTTTAGAgtattttgggtcaattttttgGAAATTGGATGAGATGGGGGGAAAGTCTGAAACGGGAGGGTGGTTGGTATGTTTAGGATTAGTGGAGGTGCTAGGATTGCCCAAGGTGGTGATACGATCAACCAAAACAGCTTCGGGCACGATAAGACTGTTTTCGCCCCTAGTGACACAAGTTGGAATTTTAGAATTTGAGTTGGAGGTGCCTAAAAATTGTGTTGTTTGGTTTATTTCGTTCCTAAGAGTATGAGGGTTACTTTTACTTTGAGACTTATTTTGGGCGTTCACCGGAAAGATGGTTCCGGTGGTTTTTTCTTTAGGATCAAGACTAGAATCGACGTTTGAATTGTTGGAGGgatctttttttgaaaatatttgttcTTGTGGGTTAGTTTGATGCTGGggattaaaattcaattcaaaaatattttttccggTCGCCGGAGATCCGGCGCTACCACTGGTGTCAGTACTAGACAAATTGGAAACCCTAAAAGTCAAATTCGAATTGAAATGAGGCATACCTGATGGGGCTTTTTGCATTGGTGGACTCCCCTCATTGTGTTGAGCAGTTTGGCATTGCCAATTTTGAGTTTGGGGCTCCGCCGCTGCGCCGCCTCCGGCAGGTGGTGGTGCAACCCTAATTTCCAAATTCAAAGTGTTAGGAGTTGTGGATGATGGGGCTTTTTGGTTAATGGTGTTCCTTGTATGATCATCCACAAAACCCACTGACAATTTCGAGTTTTCACCATCACTTGCGGCGGCGCCGCCACTGCCTGAAATCGCCTCACCGCCGGAATTATTCGAATTGATATTCGACAAGTTTGACTTAGAGGATGGTGGCGATTTTTGTATGATTGTACTCGTATTGAGCTCCTCTACAAGATGGCATTGGTCTGGAAGctcgaatgtcgccggaacTCCGACGTCGGAATTCGACAGTGTATCGCCGGCGCCACCGTCGTCCAATGGAGTTGGGCTTTTAGTATGAGGGGCGCCTCGAGGTGGGTTACAAAACCCAGGTGGTGCGCCATCTCGAATGTCGCCGTAAGACGTCCAAATCGCAGTCCGATTGGCTGGCGATTCGCCAGAATTTCCCTGAACAGTCGCAGCTTCGTTTCTCTCAATTGCCACGGTGAAATCACTTGAATTTCTGATATGTTGTAGATTAGATGTTTCTCTAACATCCCCAATTGGTGttttttcaaaacaaatcaCAGAATTTGAATTAAAATCGATTTCTCGATCAACGACAGCATGTTCTTGGAGAAGATGAACAGTAATCGCGGCTGTTTTTTCAACATTCCCGGAGCTTCGGATGTCGGATTGAGACGATTCCTTTTGCGTTGGATTCGTCTCGTCGATATCTACCACTCCATCTTTTGAAGGAAATTTTTGGAGGTCCGGAGGTGGATCCGGCTCCATAGCAGCCATAAGCTAAAAATCGTAATCTATATGGAAATGAAAGTTATGCGctttgagagagagagagcaatTTGCAGCCTTGAAGTCTTAACTTAATGCATCAGAAGACCGGACTGTGAATCGCCGGAAACAGCGCCTCCAACCGGTGATATGAGACCGTTAAGCTTTTGTATCTAGTTCAACTTATGACTTCATCTTTATATTCGTTATTGTTAGTGGACCTTTATTTACTttgggtttagggtttagggttttttttttttttttttttttttttttttttttttttttacgggaacagaccctacacgaggctcccacctctcgtgcacagtcaggggttaagcaacacccccaagccttaacataaataatcaaaataaaaatacaaggagggggacataaaccttacctccgatcctatggtggttcataagtcggctaacctattaaggtcggctaactcatccccgatacaaaaaagaaactaactataactagaaagcattaaacctgtgagaggactcctcccggtacaattcaactatgaaagcataaatgagggagactctccccttccatgagaaaaaagaaaagtaacctacactagtcctattcaactatgctacgtaccagacatagctacattgaagaagaacaagcatacgaaacttctatctcgtatgggatgggaaattcctttcatctttgttccttttagtcttgtcgtaccaagtaaatccaggtgaagtgtgcctttgtatcagcatcatgattaccagctatggaggttgaaaggaaggaagtagctgcatggtggtccaaatgtatggttgctgcagacctgtacctgcacagccaaacaagaccaacaatacattcaaccaaagaggtgtgcaagctgctgtagcattagcttgtatttgttccttggctgctgcaagttggtggagctgttgcagctgttgatggaatgcatccaaggctgccaatctgcaggtggctgcaggttccctaggctgcttgttggtctttgttttgaggtggttaggcCTCTTGGAGCACCTGcacaaaataacaaaaccaacaaacttgtatatgtttcttgtctgctgcaggttgatggagttgttgctggagtGTGTTAGTAGTGGAGAATGTGTTTGGCAAGCTGAGGGTGCTGCTCCAAAGCAGCCCCAAGATACTGCAGTCCTTTTAGCAGTCTGCCAGCTGCATTGGTGAAGCTGAGAATGACTGGTCATGGAGATCAATGCATTCTCCTGGAGGGGGGTGAagctggggtacctgcatagacaaacacaaccaacaagacaaacagccaaatacaagcaaccaaacaaccacaaaatccagaaggaagttgctgctctgcatagtccttgtgtaggcctcttagtgaaggtatttgttttggtggttgtatatgtgctgtgctctatgtaggtgttggaaacacatgttgatgagttcatcctgacatctgcatctacaccacaaacaagaaccagcaagaaaggagctgctgcaagtgttgtgttattagagttattagagaaggcataggtggattggatttgttccttgtctgctgcaggttggtgctggggtgtgttgataatagagagtgtggttGGCCAGCTGAGTGTGCTACTCCATATAAGCCCAaggttactgcagccctcatagcagtgccaaataggttctaagcaaagaaagtcaaccaaagacaagcaacaaagcaaacaagtgttgagctgctgcaggtgttgcaggtgttgggctgctgcaggtgttgagctgctgcagatgttgtcctctatgattttgatgttaaagcatgttggtgtaagtctccaacaacctgcaaatacacagcaagtaaccaaagacaagcatagacagggtttagggtttagggtttagggtttagggtttagggttcaaggttcagggttcagggttcagggttcagggttcagggttcagggttcagggttcagggttcagggttcagggttcagggttcagggttcagggttcagggttcagggttcagggttcagggttcagggttcagggttcagggttcagggttcagggttcagggttcagggttcagggttcagggttcagggttcagggttcagggttcagggttcagggttcagggttcagggttcagggttcagggttcagggttcagggttcagggttcagggtttttttttttttttttttttttttttttttttttttaacgggaacagaccctacacgaggctcccacctctcgtgcacagtcaggggttaagcaacacccccaagccttaacataaataatcaaaataaaaatacaaggaggggggcataaaccttacctccgatcctatggtggttcataagtcggctaacctattaaggtcggctaactcatccccgatacaaaaaaagagactaactgtaattagaaagcattaaacctgtgagaggactcctcccggtacaattcaactatgaaagcgtaaatgagggagactctccccttccatgagaaaaaagaaaagtaacctacactagtcctattccaactatgctacgtaccagacatagctacattgaagaagaacaagtatacgaaacttctatctcgcatgggatgggaaattcttttcatctttgctcttcttagtcttgtcgtaccaagtaaatccaggtgaaataTGCCATTGCATCAGATTCATGATTATCTTCTATGGGGGCTGAAAAGAGAGGAAATATATGGATCTATAGTATCCaaaagccttggagttgttgtggagcATAGTGTAGTTACATGgacctgcacctacaagtagccaaggaaGAAAACCATGGTTGTTGTAGTGTAACCAGCTCCTTGCTGTCAGTATTAGATTCCTTTTTTGGATGGTGGTCAATTCCTTGGGATTCCTGCACAGGCAACCAAAAACCAGAACACATCTGGATGCTGCTGTACCAGGTATTAGTGACTTGTAGATGCattgtgtgctgcatatgctGCATATTGCTGCTGCTGTTCTTCCAAGCAATTGTGAGAATTGAATGTGCAGCTCCTTGAAGTTGTTCAGCTTCTTGGTGTACCTGCACagataaacaaaaccaacaaaccacacaaccaaagaaatctgcAATCTGCTGGTAACTTGTAgctgttccttgtgtgctgctggaatgcagctccttgttgcttccaaagaAACATTGGTCAGCTTGTTAGAGTAAATATGTGCCTGCAGGGGGGTCCAACTGCACATGTCCACAAAAACAAGACAACTTgttatgttgttgtttgttcttggatgttgtccaTGATGATGTTGGAGTTCCTTTTGGGCTGTATCTCCAACAAACTGCACAAATaaggaagcaaacaaacaagcaagcaTACAATTATAAGAACAATTCTAAGAATTCTGTTGCACAAATtccttgttgctgccattgtaATGCTTGTTGGTCCTTGCTTTGAAGTGGTTCAgcctgcacagccaaacaagaccaacaaaacatacaaccaaataggtgtgcaagctgctgtagcTATTGctattagcttgtatttgttccttgtctgctgcaagttggtggagttgttgcagatgttgatggaatgcatctggtATGCATGGGGAATTCTGAAGATTtgcacctgcacagacaaacaaaaacaaaaacaacaaacccaaGGCTGCTAATCTGCAGGTTCTGATTGCTccatgttccttgtgtgttgCAAGTTGGTGTAGTTGTTGCTGTGGAAAGCTGCTCCATAGGAGCCCCAAGAATttgcagccctcatagcagttccaaagagggcctgCATAAGTGGACAAAGGCCATGTCCAATAAGATGGAGGAGAACAAGGCCAAAAGCTGGATTGGATGTTATGGGATTCCCCAGTTATTGATGTCCCTAAGCAAAAACACTTAGCCAAAtgcaaacaaacaaacaaccaCAAGAACCAGCTGGAAGATGCTGTTCTGCATAGTCCTTGTGGAGGCCTAGTGTACATCTTCTTGTTGCTTCCTTTGTGAATATGGTGTTTGTTGGTATCAGTTACACAAGTAtcctttgttgtgatcaggttcaacttggagtacctgcacagacaatcaGAACCAACAAGCCACACAACCACagccaaagacaagcaacaaagcaaaaaggactgctgcaggtgttgcaggtgttgggctgctgcaggtgctGAGTTGATGCaggtgttgtcctctatgtatttgatgttaaagcatgttggtgtaagcctccaacaacctgcaaatacacagcaaataaccaaACACAAGCAAAGACCTATACAGGTTAGTAGAGAGGATTGAATCTCAAAaaggattttggagcctgttagcattttccatgtcgctcgactaacgtctccacttatccgtttgagctgaaacttcctgaggtttgcatatatattcattactttagccatgcaaagtttgaatgcttgtttcccaagttggagcttccatttagcaaaattcttcctttttaaggttaagacagctgattgtttcaagctcgctcgcctaacgtctaaaattatccgtttgggctgaaatttcttgggtcttatcaaaaacatatatgctaccatcctgcaaagtttgggagactttggacaagtccacaagttactccctaccctgcacctgctgccctgctgaggcttagaggttgcagggtatTTGGAAGGTgttgttgtgctcttgtctatgtatttgttgttgaagaatgctaatatattactccagacacctgcaataatacaacaaacaagtccaaacaaaaaataatatacacagactagcaataaagagggGACCTCaataagagctttggagagtgttatcattttccaagccgctcgactaacgtctccaattatccatttgagttgaaactttgtGGATTTAGCAtttatatcctctcctttattCCTGCTAAGTTTGAAGAATTGTTTCCCAatttggagggtccaaattactaaagaccctccctttaggcttaaggcagctgaatgtttccacgtcgctcgcctaacgcctccaattatccgtttgggctgaaacttcttggggcttgtcaaaataatatattctaacatcctgcaaagtttgggggtcattggacaagtccacatgctactccacaccctgcacctgctgcccagctgaagcttagaggttgcagggtgtttggaagttgtttttgtgctcttgtctatgtatttgttgttgaagagtgctaatatattactccagacacctgcaataatacaacaaacaagcccaaacaaaaaataatgtacacagactagcaataaagaagggacctcagtaagagctttggagagtgttatcattttccaagtcgctcgactaacgtctccaattgtccatttgagttgaaactttatggagttagcatatatatcctctcctttagtcctgcaaagtttgaagactttttgcccaagttggagggtccaaattactaaagatcCTCTCTTTAgacttaaggcagctgaatgtttccatgtcgctcgcctaacgtctccaattatccgtttgggctgaaatttcttgggacttgtcaaaataatatattctaccatcctgcaaagtttggggggccttggacaggtccacatgttATTCCACctcctgcacctgctgccctgcagCAGGTACTCCAGTGGTGCTCCAATCTGAAGGGTAATCATGATAGCTGAAGATCTAGGACCCTGCAAAATCAGATTAGTGAaatagaaaaaggaaaatatacTATGTCTTACCTCAAGAGGTAATTTGGTTATTGTGAACAAGTAATATGtaggggagactctcccttttacagTGGTTCTAACTGTGggatcttcaaagtatttgtatCTATGCATAAGTTGAAGATAGAGTTAGAACAGCAGTGCAGCAGATCAGGGtggtttcttgattctcttgagctTCCTTCTTCTGAAGCTAGCCATTCCCAACCTGTCCAGTTCCAGGTGGGCTTTAGCTTCTTTGGGGAGATCCTGTTTGATGAAGTATAGCTCAGGAGAAGTACATTTGTGGCTGTGCTTGGATAATGCATCAGCAATGGAGTTGGCCTCCCTAAAGGTGTGATTGCATTGAAAATCCTGGAACTGACAGATGATATTGTGAAGGTTGTCCAGCAGTCCTCTGATGGTCCAGGGGGGCTTTGCTTGATGATGCAGCCACTTGGTGAGGAGTTCAGAATCCACTTCTAGTTCTACCTTGTAGTAACCAAGGTGGAGGCACCAGGAGAGGCCAAAGATAGCTGCTTTAATCTCAGCTTGATTATTAGTACCTGTACCTAAAGGGACAGCAAAGGCAAAAATGAGATCTCCATAAGAATTTCTTAagattcctcctccaccaatgttgccagGGTTGTCAAGAGCACTGCCATCTGTATTTAGTTTCACCCTGTGGCCTGCTGGCTTTATCCATTTCACAGGAGTGATTTGGATAACATGAGAACACTGATCAATCCaaaggaccagttccttccagctgGTAGGCCACTTGATATAGGGGAAGGCTATGGTGAGCAAGTTGTGGATATCTTTGTAGATAGAGAATTTGACTCTAGCCATATTAGAatgttttccaccatatttagaGGCACATCTGTTTTTCCAAAGGTTCCAACAAATGGAAATAGGAGTAGCCTGCAGAATAAGCTTATGAGCATTATTCTTATACTTAGAATTCCACCACCTCATCAAAAGAGttctaagaggtgtgtactCCTTAATGATACCCAAGGAATCAGAGAAGACTTTCCAAATGTTGGTAGCAAAGGAACCTGCAACAAAAATGTGATCAAtagtgtcttggccaggtctatGGCAGCAGTAGCACTGAGAGGGGGTATGACCAAATCTGATCAAGCTCTCATTGGTGGGCAACTTCCCTCTAAAAGCTCTCCAGACCAGGAAGGAGTATTTGAAAGGGATGAGGTTGTGCCATGTGGAAGAATTGAGCTTAGTCTTTGGTCTTTTGGCTCTGATGAGCTCCCATGCTGTGgaacaactgaactccccaGAACTAGTGAGCTTCCAGCTTGGTTGATCTTGCTGGAGAGGCTGATAGTTGATGTAGGTAGCCAGGATGGTTGACACAAGTTGGGGAGGAGCCTTTTGTATGACAAGATCCACATTCCATTGACCATTGGTCAAGAAGGCAGAAACCTGAATGTTGTTGAACCTGCAACTGTTAGTGGTGAAGAGTGCTAGAGGTCCAACCCCCagccagttgtcccaccaaaagaggcaagTACCAGACAAGATTTGCCATTGAATATGAGGCTCCATGTGTGTCTTGTTGTGCATCAGGTGTTTCCAAGTAAGGGATTGGCCAGTATCCCATTTCTTGGTGATGATATTAGCCCTCTGACAATACTTGGCTTTAAGGAAGTCAccccacaaggtgttcttggttctaagagTCCACCATTGCTTATATTGAAAGGACTTAGCAACATCAGCAATTTGTCTGACCCCTATGCCCCCCTCATCATATGGGAAACTCAGGTTCTTCCAAGAAGACCAATGGTACTTCCTTTTGTCATTCTTCCACCCCCAAAAGAAGTTGGCAGTAATGCTTTGGATTTGCTTGATGGTAGTGGAGGGTGGTGTGCTGGCTGCAAGCAAGTGAATAGGCATGGCTTGGATGACATGTTTGACAAGAGTAACTCTGCCCCCATAGCTCAGGATCTTTGCCTGCCATCCTGTGATCTTATTAACTACCTTTGCAATAAGCTCAGAGTAGTAGATAATTCTCTGCCTTCCAATGTAGATGGGGCATCCCAGGTAGGTGATGGGGCTGCTCTTTTGAGTGAAACCAGTAATATCCTTGATTCTCTGCACAGTAGATTGGAAGGCATTGGAAGGAATCATGAAGTGGCTTTTATGCTTGTTGATCAGTTGTCCAGAGGTCTTTTCATAAGTATCCA contains the following coding sequences:
- the LOC129881191 gene encoding uncharacterized protein LOC129881191, with the translated sequence MATRLRAKQAEHTTRIDLTPPKRVTKQGCPAIMFKREDYMVKMAESCKYTLIGKFYSPMPKMEVIRKKFISQTELRGKVKITHFNSRHIYIDLDNEHDRTTVLDSKRMYIDGVFMRFQVWTPTFDPNYETPILPVWVILPELPWHCFHKEFVTLLLADVGQVLHLDMAFMQKTRGSVAKAKVQMDITKPRIQSVWIGFDENDDPNGEGRWQDIEYEDVPLYCTYCKHQGHTPLACPVSRRDTERNKAKDKEEEPKKDASPKITGMISTPIVLTNAISFRQQVPLEETTTTNQEGSRKAQEDSTNQNRNQISNNQWETQKRRNFKGKTQTVQNTQTIQGNTQQHEHQPGIDSMLPIPHGSPSSFNVLNVLTAAAEVVNGGEDGGIQEKPTNLQEGVSRGGVVSHVLHENLMVDPRNDFRAPATTSHIQHSSSQHVNKRDSVDAQKMASKLPPAVTIGCETTVDSGRLSSPSLRTEQQQFRSVDVGANQSQKMTQQVAQNLQVLGGSATVGLREAIHVLDATSAATMEENRVHNRAIQMQKQRPADAPIPTKKMTNTAAPYQPQNSQENRVHNKATQMQGSRPAAAGLEQNLHGFGPISASTLKEKSVQVVAPKLISIQHNSQGVDHTENVENDQHYGCSFSITSSDQTSSLSSHQVQHSNSKQKDNATISGIEFSASPSPYNQQATSKTLRKKRTRKKKQEKKQEAATPTPPTTADTGGKDNNGEVFSNSCSQYVLLDQSTPIRSPDFSCEDPLNLTPLNIQPAPFTQPENATNILCTNNDAQTSTPDSDDEYGVIHSEDEYDQDFQGEVELENEEETDEQSNSIAAPSKTTTKVTNDEMNQLANKQGLSPRGIHHNPKFTTIHAPISRPNTRLHNLRSHQ